The region CGCGGACCCCGAATCGTCCTATGTGGCCAGCCTGCACGCCAAGGGTCTGAACAAGATTCTTGAAAAAGTCGGCGAGGAGTGCACCGAAACCCTGCTCGCCGCCAAAGATGCCGAGCGCGATGGTGACAACCAGCACCTGATCATGGAAACCGCTGACTTGTGGTTTCACACTCTGGTCATGCTGTCGCATTTAGGCGA is a window of Marinimicrobium sp. C6131 DNA encoding:
- a CDS encoding phosphoribosyl-ATP diphosphatase; amino-acid sequence: MSTPNTQQVLAELTRVLEARKQSADPESSYVASLHAKGLNKILEKVGEECTETLLAAKDAERDGDNQHLIMETADLWFHTLVMLSHLGENADAVLNELARRFDLSGHAEKAARNNQT